Proteins co-encoded in one Setaria viridis chromosome 9, Setaria_viridis_v4.0, whole genome shotgun sequence genomic window:
- the LOC117839598 gene encoding uncharacterized protein: MSYYGQQQPPVGVPPPQGYPGKDGYPPAGYPPAGYPPPAQGYPPQGYPQQGYPPQQGYPQQGYPPPYAQPPPPQRPQGSGGPSFMEGCLAALCCCCLLEACF; encoded by the exons atgAGCTACTacggccagcagcagccgcccgtcggcgtgcctccgccgCAAG GGTACCCCGGGAAGGACGGGTACCCGCCGGCGGGCTACCCGCCCGCGGGCTACCCACCGCCGGCGCAGGGCTACCCACCGCAGGGCTACCCACAGCAGGGGTATCCACCGCAGCAGGGGTACCCGCAGCAGGGCTACCCGCCGCCCtacgcgcagccgccgccgccgcagcggccgcAGGGCAGCGGAGGGCCCTCCTTCATGGAGGGATG CTTGGCCGccctttgctgctgctgcctgttgGAAGCCTGCTTCTGA